Part of the Vespa velutina chromosome 7, iVesVel2.1, whole genome shotgun sequence genome, taTATAAGACGACAAAATCTATatggaattatatttttgacaGATATAATACAACATCCTCAAAGTAACGTGGTAACACTACCAGCGACTATTTTAACAGCTACGGTAGCTGGAGCACCAGGTCCTGGAGTAACAGTTCCTCCCCCAGGAGTACATATACCACCTCACTCAGGACCATTAGTACCTCCTAACCAACCTCaggtattattttaatcagtTGGAAATCAGTTGTTTTATCGGGAAATCTTATCTATAGAAAAAGAGCTGCGAAGGAGGTAGCGgcagaggggagagagagattgctTCATGTTCTGTCGATAACTTTGATGGCAAGTACCATCTATCGGAAAGAAACTCTTTTGTCGTTTCAAAAGGTAACCTGCGTTGCGTAAAAAGTTATGTCTCGTTCAAAGAAGTTTCTCGATGAAAGATGTCgctcgttattaacattattgacGGAGTATAAAGTATTGCCCAATAATAGGGATGATGCATTGATTacatttgtcatttttattttaaggaAATACAAACTTTTATGCCACCACCACCTGTTGGACAAGTACAATTAATTGGGCCTCCATCAAGCGTAAGTCAAGTGCAATATCAGATTCATCCTGGACAACCGCTACAAATTCAAGGTATCCAACCAGGGTCACAAGCATCACCGCAGCCTGTTGCTCAAATGTATGTTATGAGTCAACCACCACCACAAAGTCCAGCTCAACAGAATTTCATTTCGACTGCCAGTGTGCCAGTTAGTGGGGCAGTGTCATATGTTTATACCCAACCCAGTGTACAAAGACCTGCAACACCTTCGCAAGGAATGATTGAGACTGTTAATGTTAACTTACAACAACCACCTCCAGCAACTCCTCTAAATATAACTCAACAACCGCCACCACCATTATTACATCTTCATTTTCCTCCACCTAATTTCCCTCCAAATCAACCACCACCTCCTGTGCCTCAAACTTATCAAATACAGTATCAGCAGGTACAGGCACCTGTCTCACAATCACAAGCGCAGTTCGTTCTACAGCCTGGAGAACATATTGTGCCACCACAAATACAACAGAATCATGAACAACCTCAAGCTGTAGCACAGCATATGATTCCACCTCAATTTGAGGGTCATCCTCCACAATTTCACTTACAAGTTCCACCACCATCTACTCAAACTTTTTTGGTTCCTAATGCTCAATCTCCCCAACATCCTCAGCAACCTCCATTACCTCAAGGAGGTGAAATTCAGCATCAACAGGACGAGCAAGGTCCACTGCCGCAGCCGGTACCTCCCCCGCAAATAGTACCCCCTCCGTCAGTGGCACAAATGCAAAATTCGATGAACGTTCTTACTAGCGTACCTCCACCAACGCAGgcacctcctcctccacaaAATGCTCCATGGCTTTATCAAGCGCAGCAACCACAGCAGATACCTCACTCTCAGGGCCAGCTACAGGTAATTTCGTTCttagaaataacgaaaagaaaaatgataatagaatgcaaatgataatagaaataaacgtGATAATGAATGTTTCATAACGTTTCCTTCGACTATTAGGTACAAATGCCACCTGGAAATATGCCACTTCATAATGCACCTCCGCCACAAATACAAGCGCAAATACAATATCATACTCCCCATATGCAATATCAAAATGGTCATATACCGGCCCAAGTACATTATACAGTGCAAACACCCCAACATCAACCGTTCGAACAAAAGCCAGATTCGCCTGAACAACAGAAACCTCATGGGGTGAAGAGAAGGTTTTCTGATATAGAAGGAAATCAggtatatttacaattattaattattcgagtGTCTCTATATgcatgataaataatataatgcacaaataaaatcaatgtttACGAACAGGAACCACCACCATATCAATGTGGCCCTTTACCTGCTCAACGTCATGGCACAGGGTAAGCACATGCATACGTTATTTCAGTTTGTTTATCTTAACAAATTCATATCAGTCATTTACGATAACTTGTACGCCGATAGTAGGACAATCACTTAGGTATAAAAATCAAGTTATCTTTGTGTAAAGCTGATTTAATATAAGCAAAGTGTTCTTTGAGAAGATTAGTAACAAGAGATATATAGTTTAGTTCTTatcttagaaattttttacttaaataaatctaatctaATACTTTGCTTTCTTGCAAagcattactttttcttcctatattatttataatttaaatatatatcggcATTGGTAAAGCATTGTTtgcttatttaaatttatgtttCAATTAGTTAACAGTGCGAAGAGATATTGTACAAAATGTAGCAGGAAAGTAACAAAAGGtaacatttaaattgaaacaatCGTATTATTgtttgaacaaattttttacagAAACCTGCCTTTACCAAGACCGAGTAAACTTTGACGACTATATGGATTTCTTATGAGATTAAACAGatctatgtaataattttatttattgtcgaTGAACTGACGATCGTGAAATTTCACATTTGTCGATTCactatttttctaattattcagCATGTAACATTGATTATTTGTTAAGTATTGTGTTTtagatataatcattatttaattacgacgaatttttctattacctcaagaaaaaggaaactcgatatattcatatgtagaaagaaatttacaatgaatttttccgacttaaatgaaaataattaccgATTGATATGACTGATTGTACATTATTGTCATACGTCAAAATTAATGTATGGATATATAGAGTTTTATTAATccacataattataattctgttacgaaaaatacatttacataGATTTGTTCATATCATGGGATAATTCAGTTATCTATAAGattcgaaaaggaaaataattaataaacaagcTTAATTGTCATTTAAATTAAGCAGTTTGTTGTACAATGGaggtttttatatataaaaagagatttttgctttcattgttaattataaGTTCCTTCATCATCAGTAGCAAGCCAAACGTATGCATCATAaaattaagttttattttGTAGAATTATCCTTTAAATAATCGACATACCGTTAATacgtaatgaaataaattttgatactATTAATTATCATCTGGTGAATTCAGGCTTGTTCTTAATATTTCAGAAATAGCCATGGGTGTGCATCAGGTGacttttacattaatatatgaaatgcTTGCGTCCTGTTAACaacttaaaaaattaatgagtTCAACTGAATTGTTTAAGCAGAGAAGGTGAACGTCAACAGCAAGTCTTACATGGTCCATCGCCAGCAGGTGCCGGCCTACCCCATGGAGATCGAAACAAGCTGCTAATGCCACCTCCACATCCAGGTCTGTAACTAAGAGTATTTTATGCGAAAAAATgctagatatttttttaaatgtatataccaacataatatattcatCACGGGGAAAGACTTTACACACGCAAATTGATTATTGTTTATGgtagacaatttttatttgccataaacatgaaaaaaacaaacaaacaaacaaacgaacaaacaaacaaatagtATTTCAATCAAGAATAATTTTCGACCATCGATGTGTAAAGTCGTTCCTTTGTACATTTATTCTTAATGcgtgtttataattattgaaaataaagtatCTAGCATTTTTTCTCAATACTCTTAGACTGTAGTgttatttaatgtaaatatattcttataaaaatgatataaaaaatgttataggtgttttttaatttctattttttggtAAATCGCTTCTTTTAAATTTGCCTAAATACTTTACAGATGGGCACGAGATTGACAAAAGGATTTGTGACACTGCTACTTTAGCTGCTTCAActttgtttcttattatttgGATTTTATGAAACTTTGCACATACTGTATGGCTACAGTAGTTGACTCAGGCATTCTAATTttactgcttttttttttttttttagtaatctttcttattaattactaATTCATATTCGTATGCAAATTTGAACATTATGTAATAAGCcaagtttttatttcagaATGTCAAAGACACTAGAGAAATATGGATCTggtcttttattaaatatatcccGAGAATGTCGAATATAACaaacattgaaatattgtaatattctcAATATAAATTCTAGGATAACGTATCTTTTTACAGTCGGTGGAAATTCTTCCGAAAAGGGAATAGCGATAATTCATTTCGTTAACagataatatgaattaaataaaatttccagAAATATCCTATCAACGAGATTATGACGTTAGAGATAATTCGTTTCTAATTATttcatgtttatattacagtaAGAAATGCtggtaaagaaaattaaaccgGATGAGAAGtacgaaataagaagaaagcaaCGTTTTCAATGAatacttttgttattaaatagtATACTACGTaggaaaaagtattattaaaaatatttacattttagtTCTATAAATATCGATCCAGACTATAATcaggattaataattatattttattagtgCAGCGTGTTTGGTACGAGCGATCATGCAAAAAAGGAGATGGAACCAATTCGAAagacgaatgaaattataattaatttaacgattataatatctttAGCTTTAACAAAAGCCATGTGTTTTATTTATCGCTGGGATGCATTATCATCATATAGAAACGGACTTAACCggcaaaaatatttgtttttgcaAAATAATCTGCAAAACACAAAGTTACTTTAGCATACCTTTGTAATACTAATCGCAATATCATAATCTAAAAGCATTTTatgcgaaagaaaatttttatagtttcatcgatatcgttatagttatattaattatttgtattattcagGTGAAAAGCGTAACGTCGATCCAAAGCACACGGGACTAAATCCAGGTACgttcatgaaatttttattctatttaatccttatatagatatagataagaaatatttactctTCTATGATTAGGTAACGAACCGGTATTACTCGCTGAATCCGGGGGTATGAATCCTGCGAGTGGaccaccattaccaccacCCCCACCTCCGCAAGCACCTTGGCAATCTCATCATATCAGAGCTCCTTGGGGTAGACCTCCACCAATGCCAAGAGAAGAACATCATGCGTTATGTCCTCCCAATTTGCCACCAACGAATATGCCACCACCACAAATAAGACCAAGAggtatatcataattaattataaatttatattgtcGTTAATTATTTTGCTATTGTGAAAATAGGTCCTTTAGAAGGTAATCGTTCTCCGATTCAAAACACGGTAATGGATCATCCGCTGAATATCGAGTACAATCAAATACCACCGCACGCTGCAAAACCACCACCTTACAATTCGCATCCATTGATGCAGTCTATTTGCaacccaccaccaccaccacctccgcATCAACAACAGCGGCCACAGCATCCGGCGCAAACTATGCCGCCGCATTATCAAGTGCCAATCTCTCAAGCATATCAGCCACCGGCGCCGTGTCCACCATGGATGAACTAAagttattttatacgattttcgCGCTATATTCACATGtattaataacgttgatatatAAGATCCTTTATGAAGATCTCTAAAAACGTCGAATTAACGAGAATCGTTGAATGAATTCAATTTGATATCGATTTGTTCCTTGataggttatatatatatatatatatatatacatatatatatatatacggttaTTGAAGTAtactgtaaaaaaagaaagcagtTAAGATATATTGTTCTGTAAAAATTTGTACATATTCCAGAACTTCTATCTAAGTTATGTAAGTTATAAGAAacgaatgataaatttattataaactataGCGTATAGGGAAAATGGTGATGTCGAACGTTCATTCGTATAGTTTCAAAGCTTTAGAAAGATTTAGTTTACAAagatttaatttgtaattaatacattaatcaattcaattattacttttaattatacatctttttttttttaacgatgacCCGCGGGGTATTGTCAGCGGACTCAAAGttaatctattttctttttcttgcgcGAGAAAAATCGCAAATCGCGTTTTCTCATCAGTTTGTTGAATGAACCCACCCGTTACGGagtatgtaattttttatgaaggcacaaataaacaattaacaTTGAGAATCTGAGCGTTCATTAATGTTAGAAATGAATTGGCGTAATCGTATTAAATATCTCGTTAAGAAATTCTTTACCTTGTTGTTTGCAGTAACGTTACGGAGATTGCTTTCGACGAAAggtaaaattaagaaaattgtgAAACAGACGAATACGTTGTAACGTAGACGGTGTTCTAACACCGTCAATGATCAGAAACCGTTCTCTGTATCGTTGTAAACTGTTATCGAGCAAACATCGTTAAAGCCTCTGTGTTTTCGCTTCTAATTACTCGTTGCCCTGATTAGTGTTATGACCTGGCATGCCCAGTGAAAGGAAAACGACGATCAAATTTGTTCGGCTTACGTCTATGGATTTACGCGAATTTTTAGTTCTATATATTTTGGTTGATTTTCCACTAGAAAATACAATTTACTATTTCCTTGATTGCTTCATCGATATATGGatgaaattatatgatattatttttgtaaagtGAATTTCGTAAAGTTCGTATAATCGACTTTGACAATCGATTAGAACGTTATGACGGCAAACGGAAGAAATTAATTGGATTAAAGTATGTATAACCaaagaaaatcttaaatattgaaagatatgATTGAATCTATCGAGATCATTTTTTCAAGATGTCACAAGGTTGTCCGTCGGTTTCTCATCAGCTTGCCGCCGCATCGATCGCCTTTCGTCGTGCTCGTAAAAAATTTCCAAAGGATTATGGCGTTAGATCTAAAGACaataaagtaagaagaaaagtaacgaggaaattttatttaaaagcgGTAACAAGTAATATActgaatgaaattttcttttctttctttttcttttcctttttttcttttttttttttttttttttttttttttttttttttttttttcgtagacCGAAATAGAATGGATCAAGAGAAACAAGAACGATCAACCTGTGAGCTCTTCGTCCGCGAAATGTAtgagtaataacgataaatcacAGTGTTTTTGTTCGCCGTCCGTGTACAGCGATGATGATCCACGTTATTTGTCGGCAAAACAAAGTTTATCGATTAAACAAAGCAAATGTACATGTTGCCGACATAACAAGGAATATTTCGAAGAATCTAGAAGATGGTCGAACGATCAAAGTGCCGTTGGAGATGTTTTAGATAAAGTATCAACTCGCGAACGATTTATCGATGTTGAATCAAGAAAATCGGTAGATCGATACAAGTGAGAGCCTTACGATTTCCACCAAGATTGAGATCTATTTAATGTGAATTATCatcattcgaatttttttttttttttttttttttacaaaagtcACGACCTAGAAAGAGAtacgaagaataattttacacATCTCACGAGAAGAAAGTGTACATGCTGTCCGATATCTATCAAAAAACGCATagaaaatgatcgatcaaAGTTAGATTCCGTTGATCTTTTATACGTTGCATCGCACGAGAAACATTGTTGCGTTAATTCTATGGACAATCGTGGTGAGTTCTACTTGTTAGAAAATTGTAGTTTTAAAATcaggattattatatatacgtttttttctttttttttttttttaaatattttatcgtttaaatattataaacgatcGGCCTTGAGCTCGAtcgaacgtttaaaaaaatattagtttaataaattttagttataaaagttaattcGAGATTGTTTtgaattcgaaattttttgGAGACAATACTATTTCAGAGCGTCTCGTTGAAGATGAAACGCTTGACAATTTTTCACGAAGGAACCGGGACGATCAGGAGCTTCGTCGATCGTGCTCGAAATTAGATAAGTCGACgacaaggaaagaagaaatctcACCTTTGCTTCGCACGTGTGACCCTCGCTCCCCACGAGACATTAATCTCGATCTCTTAGGATCACCCGAAGACCATCGGCCTCGTCTCTGTCATCGTTGTCCTGCCTGTCCTCGTCACTCCTGTCGACAACGATGCCACTTTTGTCAGCAGAAAAGGTTTCCtacttaatattttaaaggaTTTCACCATTATTTCTCTATTACATCAATGAATTTGACAATATTTTAAGTTACGACATCGAGATTTGACGATATTTAAGTTACGAAAATATCtgttcaaatttttcaaatatatcaatctttaacttttttcttatgttaatattataatagggAAATGTTTAAAGTgcgatattgaaaaattaaataagaacatATATTGTTCAAtggtattagaaaaaaaaaaaaaaaaaaatagaaaaataacgaaaaataattgaaattgattaaaaaacaGTCTCGTATACGAGTACAATCCCGTAAAACTAATTACGAAGATCTACgaacgtctctttctctttctttccctttttctgtCCCTTCAAAGCGAAAGGATTTCTAATTTTCTCCCGGTCGGTTGCACGTGCCTGTCTATTCTGGGTAATCGCCGTGGCTGTTCGTCGAAGGATCACGAGAGGATACGAACTTAtgggaagaaggaggaagaggaagaggaggatgagaatgTAGGAGTTATCGATCACAAAGATTCGATATCCATTCTCATGGAAAAGTATAAGTCGAGAGACGCGCAGGAGGAAAGacagaaaaggaagaatcgaTCGAAGGGAAATGAAAGGATCGGCAATTGTTACGAGGAGTCGCAAACTTCGAGAATTCTCGCTCGCGAAAACAGAAAGGATTCGACGGAGGGCTTGGAGAATTCCAAGAGTTGCGATCGCTGTAGATGCCAAGAAAATCGTCTAAGATGGAAGGAACAGGAGGAAAGGGAGCAAGAGGAAAAGACGCTCCTGTTCGATGATGGCCGTAATCGGATTCGTGGCGAAGGCGATTTCTATCGAAGGAAGAAGCCTGCCCGATCGAAATTCGGAGTACCCTGGAGACATACCTTTTGACGACCCTATCCTTTGCCAGTTTACTTCCctctatacatatactttttatatccttttttttatccgcaaattttataaacgtCTAACATTTTTATCTACCCTGTTCATTATGTACATtgtatctaatttattttaatactttgtTATGTACTTTGAATGTAtagaattgataaaaaatatattacaaaacatTTTTCGTAATCGTTTGCctttgatcattattatttcttgttcttttttgttttttttattaaaatgattttaataaaaaacaaactaCAAAATCCGATTCCTTTTCACTTTGTTGGTCTTTAGTAAAATTCTCTTCGATACGATCTAACGGGgcttttaaaaattctacCTTCAACGGTGGTCCTGCAAAGTTAATGATCGTAGCAACAGTTAATAAAACTCACAGTTAAGAAAACTTTGGTGCTTACTTTGAAAGCGTACCGGTTCAGGTGGAATTACCGAACGTGGCCACTTACATTAACCTGCCGTGTCGCTCGCAGAAGTGGCCTCATGGGGCACCTCTTGttcttcccctttctcctcctcttgttctttccctttctcttgttcttcctctttctcttgctctacctctttctcttgttcttccTCTTGCTCTTCTTcgtactctttctcttgctctacctctttttcttgttcttcctcTTGCTCTTCTTCgtgttctttctcttgctctttcccTCGTTCTACCTCGTGcaccccctctttctctccctctcgctcttcctcttcttcttctcgctcATCTCCTTCAGCTTTTTCCTCCGCCAGCTTAATCGGCTCACCAGTCGGATCTGCGCCGTGTTCGACTCTTAGTTTTACGCTTAACGTTAACTTTTATTTCAACTTTTATACTATTCTcggtgcgtgcgtgcgtgtgcgtgtgtatgtatgtatgtatgtatgtatgtatgtatgcgtacgTATTTGAGTTTTCCCGTAAATGAAGCGTGAAACTTTGGAATTGTGTTCTACCGAttgtaagaaatgaaaaatattaagaactCCCTCTGGAGTTTCGCAGATTTGAAATTTGTTGTGTACCTACTTTAGAAATTTTCGAATGAGTACGTTTGACAAAATATATgcgagaagaaatttttaaagaattttcaacCATGCAATTATTGCAATTCATATAatgcataaaatattatgcattaaatatttatttatttatttaaacgtataTGTACATCTCGTTACCTTTcgttgaaatttctttaatctcATCTACGATTTTCGATTCTTCATCTTCAGTTTCCAAATGCTCCGTCACTTCTTCTCCCTCAATTGTCTCGTCCAACTTTTTTACATCCATATCATTCATTTCTACATCCATAGGCATCGTCtccatttcttcttcgtatttttctaattttttttaatcaattaacaTCGAAATACACGATTACGTGTCTCGTTAGATGGATGATATTTACCTCCCGTAGAAACTTTCGTATGTCTTAAGTGATCCTTGTAAATTTGTTGAAGCAATTTGCTAGCTTTCTTCATATCCTCTCTTGTACCGAACTCCGTGGGAATGTCATCACGAGATGTCACTTTGTCGAAAACATTCTGACGTAGAACGTCGAGGATGCCTTCTACAACGAAAGACCTTGAAGAAATCACCTTTTGAATACCGAAGGAAGTTCTCCTTATGCGATGCCTTTTATAAGCTCTCTGACGAGACGAAAGAATTAGCTTTATGAAAGcattcattttacttttctcttattacttttatattatatcattaattaagtATAGTAAGATATTCAGACAGTTTTAACGTAATTAACGTACAAATAACAtgagatttaatatttaaaaatttttaagtaataacaaaattaataacattacttGAATGACCGTGGCGGCTTTGTTCACAATTTCGAAACTCAATCTCGAATCCTGGTATACCATTTCCAACCATGCAACAGCTTGTACAGTTTGTCCGGTATCAACGATAGGATCATGcgccttctcttccttcttgcTAATCTCCTGATTCGCAGCTAAAAATTACGCGAAACTAACGTTaacttttctcctttatcttttttaccaaGAGGACTCGTTGAATTTCTCACGAAAGTTTCTTCCAAGTTCTTACTCATTTGCATTCTTATGTTTCTATTAGTGTAGTATCCACGATAAGCCACCTATATATGcgttaaaattgataaattaatttcaaaaaaaaaaaagaaaaaaaaaaaaaagaaaaaaaatagaaacgcaGAGAGATCCttttttgaaaagttttttcaaaatttacttGAATCGTTggtaatgattttattatttcttcctgTGGGACACCAGCTTTTCTCAATATATTCAATGTATTCATCAAAGCTCTTTGCCATTGAATTTTTCCTTGGGATTCAGCAACCAACATTCTAGTATAATGACCACGGAAGGCTGCCTAatgttaaagaatatttttttctttttttttttttttttttcttcaatcttgtttctttagaaagaaagagagaaagacaaagaaactTTTTACTTGTATAATCGTGGCTGCTTTTTCGGCTTGTTCCACATTAAATCCagttgtttttaatatatctcttATGGAAATCCTCGATGTTTCGTCGAATGTTTCATCTGAACTCattgatatcattattatgcgaactattaattgatattaaattatattatttaccttCGTCCAATCGCTGACCATCGATGGTATCCAAATATATACGGAATGCTTTCTaagtagtaaaaaaagaataagaattagaattagaattattctattcgtttcattataaataaacgaataaatgaatataatttatgccTGAATCCTTGGTGCTGCTGCAGCAATTTGTTCCATGGTCAAGCCGGTTTGACAAAGTATAGTCATAATCGTATGActtccttttaaaatattatttacgactTTCATCGCGACTGcgtaaaagatttaatatttataatttattcgaatcaattaaaacaaaatcaaattttctaaCCTTTAGCATTTTCACGAGTAATTAGAAGAGCATCTATGTAATCggcaataaatgaataaatctcTGTTGGTTGGGATCTCAGTACCTATGAATGATTACAGGTTTGAGGATATTTTCAAagtaatattgttaaaataaaaatctatcgtgaaataaaaaaagaaaggtatcGTGTGGTGTATACACCTCGCGTGTAATGTCGGTACAAAGCTCACGTAATCCTTCGGGGACTTTATAGATGTGTTTGGCGCCATGTTTCTGAAGCGTAACATCCATTTTTATGGTTGCTGCTTTGgcactttctc contains:
- the LOC124950405 gene encoding bromodomain-containing protein 4-like isoform X6, with protein sequence MAKEKIRNSESGNKITFKSGETYTSEFEINETPPSARTLLTKGFIQDEINSFSKATVSTRGRFMTEQEKLHCPNERPLYLYIQGQSKQYVDLAIQKINEIIKAEHKNSLNRPSRFTNAPPPLMSLHSGITSVEKICIGIENAPQGFDLRGRIIGIGGANLLYIRGETGANVTLRGRNSQFIDPVLGSESPEPLHLHIEHPKPEALQNAKQLAINLIQTMQSELQTYIQQQPPPVQSQQVIEQPQIQPSQFQTMNIGTLGQPNVVTIQHQDIIQHPQSNVVTLPATILTATVAGAPGPGVTVPPPGVHIPPHSGPLVPPNQPQEIQTFMPPPPVGQVQLIGPPSSVSQVQYQIHPGQPLQIQGIQPGSQASPQPVAQMYVMSQPPPQSPAQQNFISTASVPVSGAVSYVYTQPSVQRPATPSQGMIETVNVNLQQPPPATPLNITQQPPPPLLHLHFPPPNFPPNQPPPPVPQTYQIQYQQVQAPVSQSQAQFVLQPGEHIVPPQIQQNHEQPQAVAQHMIPPQFEGHPPQFHLQVPPPSTQTFLVPNAQSPQHPQQPPLPQGGEIQHQQDEQGPLPQPVPPPQIVPPPSVAQMQNSMNVLTSVPPPTQAPPPPQNAPWLYQAQQPQQIPHSQGQLQVQMPPGNMPLHNAPPPQIQAQIQYHTPHMQYQNGHIPAQVHYTVQTPQHQPFEQKPDSPEQQKPHGVKRRFSDIEGNQEPPPYQCGPLPAQRHGTGNSHGCASAEKVNVNSKSYMVHRQQVPAYPMEIETSC
- the LOC124950405 gene encoding KH homology domain-containing protein 4-like isoform X5, whose amino-acid sequence is MAKEKIRNSESGNKITFKSGETYTSEFEINETPPSARTLLTKGFIQDEINSFSKATVSTRGRFMTEQEKLHCPNERPLYLYIQGQSKQYVDLAIQKINEIIKAEHKNSLNRPSRFTNAPPPLMSLHSGITSVEKICIGIENAPQGFDLRGRIIGIGGANLLYIRGETGANVTLRGRNSQFIDPVLGSESPEPLHLHIEHPKPEALQNAKQLAINLIQTMQSELQTYIQQQPPPVQSQQVIEQPQIQPSQFQTMNIGTLGQPNVVTIQHQDIIQHPQSNVVTLPATILTATVAGAPGPGVTVPPPGVHIPPHSGPLVPPNQPQEIQTFMPPPPVGQVQLIGPPSSVSQVQYQIHPGQPLQIQGIQPGSQASPQPVAQMYVMSQPPPQSPAQQNFISTASVPVSGAVSYVYTQPSVQRPATPSQGMIETVNVNLQQPPPATPLNITQQPPPPLLHLHFPPPNFPPNQPPPPVPQTYQIQYQQVQAPVSQSQAQFVLQPGEHIVPPQIQQNHEQPQAVAQHMIPPQFEGHPPQFHLQVPPPSTQTFLVPNAQSPQHPQQPPLPQGGEIQHQQDEQGPLPQPVPPPQIVPPPSVAQMQNSMNVLTSVPPPTQAPPPPQNAPWLYQAQQPQQIPHSQGQLQVQMPPGNMPLHNAPPPQIQAQIQYHTPHMQYQNGHIPAQVHYTVQTPQHQPFEQKPDSPEQQKPHGVKRRFSDIEGNQEPPPYQCGPLPAQRHGTGEGERQQQVLHGPSPAGAGLPHGDRNKLLMPPPHPDGHEIDKRICDTATLAASTLFLIIWIL
- the LOC124950405 gene encoding bromodomain-containing protein 4-like isoform X7, encoding MAKEKIRNSESGNKITFKSGETYTSEFEINETPPSARTLLTKGFIQDEINSFSKATVSTRGRFMTEQEKLHCPNERPLYLYIQGQSKQYVDLAIQKINEIIKAEHKNSLNRPSRFTNAPPPLMSLHSGITSVEKICIGIENAPQGFDLRGRIIGIGGANLLYIRGETGANVTLRGRNSQFIDPVLGSESPEPLHLHIEHPKPEALQNAKQLAINLIQTMQSELQTYIQQQPPPVQSQQVIEQPQIQPSQFQTMNIGTLGQPNVVTIQHQDIIQHPQSNVVTLPATILTATVAGAPGPGVTVPPPGVHIPPHSGPLVPPNQPQEIQTFMPPPPVGQVQLIGPPSSVSQVQYQIHPGQPLQIQGIQPGSQASPQPVAQMYVMSQPPPQSPAQQNFISTASVPVSGAVSYVYTQPSVQRPATPSQGMIETVNVNLQQPPPATPLNITQQPPPPLLHLHFPPPNFPPNQPPPPVPQTYQIQYQQVQAPVSQSQAQFVLQPGEHIVPPQIQQNHEQPQAVAQHMIPPQFEGHPPQFHLQVPPPSTQTFLVPNAQSPQHPQQPPLPQGGEIQHQQDEQGPLPQPVPPPQIVPPPSVAQMQNSMNVLTSVPPPTQAPPPPQNAPWLYQAQQPQQIPHSQGQLQVQMPPGNMPLHNAPPPQIQAQIQYHTPHMQYQNGHIPAQVHYTVQTPQHQPFEQKPDSPEQQKPHGVKRRFSDIEGNQEPPPYQCGPLPAQRHGTGNSHGCASEKVNVNSKSYMVHRQQVPAYPMEIETSC
- the LOC124950405 gene encoding KH homology domain-containing protein 4-like isoform X4, producing the protein MAKEKIRNSESGNKITFKSGETYTSEFEINETPPSARTLLTKGFIQDEINSFSKATVSTRGRFMTEQEKLHCPNERPLYLYIQGQSKQYVDLAIQKINEIIKAEHKNSLNRPSRFTNAPPPLMSLHSGITSVEKICIGIENAPQGFDLRGRIIGIGGANLLYIRGETGANVTLRGRNSQFIDPVLGSESPEPLHLHIEHPKPEALQNAKQLAINLIQTMQSELQTYIQQQPPPVQSQQVIEQPQIQPSQFQTMNIGTLGQPNVVTIQHQDIIQHPQSNVVTLPATILTATVAGAPGPGVTVPPPGVHIPPHSGPLVPPNQPQEIQTFMPPPPVGQVQLIGPPSSVSQVQYQIHPGQPLQIQGIQPGSQASPQPVAQMYVMSQPPPQSPAQQNFISTASVPVSGAVSYVYTQPSVQRPATPSQGMIETVNVNLQQPPPATPLNITQQPPPPLLHLHFPPPNFPPNQPPPPVPQTYQIQYQQVQAPVSQSQAQFVLQPGEHIVPPQIQQNHEQPQAVAQHMIPPQFEGHPPQFHLQVPPPSTQTFLVPNAQSPQHPQQPPLPQGGEIQHQQDEQGPLPQPVPPPQIVPPPSVAQMQNSMNVLTSVPPPTQAPPPPQNAPWLYQAQQPQQIPHSQGQLQVQMPPGNMPLHNAPPPQIQAQIQYHTPHMQYQNGHIPAQVHYTVQTPQHQPFEQKPDSPEQQKPHGVKRRFSDIEGNQEPPPYQCGPLPAQRHGTGREGERQQQVLHGPSPAGAGLPHGDRNKLLMPPPHPDGHEIDKRICDTATLAASTLFLIIWIL